Within Desmodus rotundus isolate HL8 chromosome 6, HLdesRot8A.1, whole genome shotgun sequence, the genomic segment TCATGGCCGCAGTAGGGATGGCCCTGGGCACAGGTCCTGCCTAATCCAGGAGGCATCCTAAAACACTCACCCTCTGTAGGGGCACTCAACTCAGCCAGGGCGAGTGTGGGCTTGGCCCTGCCCAGCCAGGTAGAAgtggcttccccaggctctctgCAAGCCCTATGAGGTGGCGAAACTTTTCAGGAACATCCTTCTCCTGTcctcccatcctcccccacccctggcatcATCCAGGCTTGGGAGGGAGGGGCTTCCATGACAACAAAGCAGAACTTCACAGCCCCTAGGAACTAAGTCCACATCCCTTCCTGCCTTAGGTCCCTGCGGGATGGCCCTGGCCCCAGAGCAGGATGGTTCAATCCTCACTTACCCAGACCCTGCCAGGCTCTCTTCTTTCCAGGGGAGTATATAGTTacagagaggggtggagggagggagggcagatggGAGAAGAAAGGTGATATGTGAAAAATACTGGAATAAGGTTGCCAAGTTAGATAGGAAGCTAGTTAATGTCCATaggacaataaataaaattgtaaccTTCAGAGCTAATTTCTCTACCAAGCAGAAATTATTTACTTTTCCCAACAAAAATCACTTGCATCTTACCAGTTTTCTGTAGATTAGCACCTAATTTTAAGTGGTCGGAGCCCCAGTCAATAGCGAATATGAGTCAAAGTTACTTCCCCGGGAGAATCAGCTAACTCTAGATGGCTTTGTTAACATAGTACTCTACATTGTACTACCTAGTACTCTACATTGTACTACATAGTACTCTCAGCAACATTGTCAATATAAGTATAATGCAAGCCActcatgtaattttaaattttctagtagccacacttttaaaaaaagaagtaactggTAACATTCATTgtgacaatatttttattttattttatttatttttagtaagaggggaaggaaggaagaaacagggaAACATCGGTTAGTTGACTCTCATATGCTCCCTGGccagagaccaaacctgcaacctgggcatgtgtcctgaccaggaatcaaacctgcgacctttcattttgcgggacaacacccaatAAGTTGAGCTACATCATTCAGGGCTgttcaatacattttatttaaccaaatatatCCAAAATTGTTATCATTGCAATATGtactcaataccaaaaaattcactgatgaggtcctttacattcttttttttctgactaaGCAGTGGAAACCTGAGAGGAATTGTATACTGACAGCACATCTCAGTTCCAACTAACTGCCTTTGAAGTGCTCGATGTCACACAGGGCTAGTGGCCATTGTACGGGGTGGCGCAGCTCTAGGGCAGTGCTTCACAAACCTTCGGAAGCATCGGAATCACCTGGAGGAATGATGAAAACACAGatggcctgccccacccccaggagttTCTGATTCCGCGTGTCTGAGGGGAGGCCTGAGATTTCTGCATTTCCAGCCAGTtcccagatgctgctgctgctgctgctggtctgggtaccacactttgaaaaccactgttccAGGAAGACTTTGGAAGGACTCACAGTCATCTTTTTGCTTTATTTGCAAGTTGTGGATAATTTTTCTTAACAGCCCTGAGGCTGGCAAGGAGGGTCAGGCGTGCGCTGCTGCAGCCACGGCTCTCTGGAGAGTGTGTGCCTTGACGTGCCTCGGACCGGGTGGGAGAGGGAGTTCCCCCAGAGGGAGCCAGGACCCTGCAGGAGACAGCAGCCTAAGGCATTGGCACTGAGGAGGTGGGAAATAAAGGATGTCCGGGAGGCAGGACTGGAGGTGCCTTGGCAGCCCTCAGTTGCTGCTTTCCTGGTTCCTGGATCAGGATGCCTGCCAGAGAGGCAGGACTCACAGCGAGTCAGTGCCTGGGCCAGAGCCTCCCTCTCCGGCCCCGACCCAGGAGCCCTTCCTCTGGATTGTGTGGTTGGGGAGTGGGGTTGCATGCAGTGGGCACGTGTGAGCATGTAAGGGAAGCGTGTGTCATCTTCAGGGCACTCCCGCACTTGTTGAATTATCAGTGACATCCAAGGGTCAGCATTTATCCCCTTCGGGACGGGGACTATGTCCTATCCTGCTCTTTTGCCCTCCTCAGTTCAGCACCTTGTAAAGGACTGAGTGTATTAACACAGAATGTAAATAAACTGGTCTGCACTGCATGTGATTAGGGTGTCAACACTCTGTCCTATAAACGTGGGACATGCACTAGATGACTGCTGTGGGCGTAGAGGTGTCTACACCCTGGGGTGTCTTATACGGGTCTAGGGAGTCTTTACAATGGTGATATAAATGAAGCGTCTGCTCTGCGCAGGTATACTGTTTGGGAGCATTTGAGGTGCCTGCACCCTGGGGGACCTACTGAATTACATATGGCATCTACACTTGGTGACTACCGTTTGGTGACACAAGAGCTGTGTGTACGGCAGGGTACCCTGCAGGGGTGGGTGAAGTAGACACATGATGGGTGTGCACGATTTAGGGTCACATGACGTGTCTGCACCTCAGAGTGTTCTGCAGGGCGTATAGAAGGTCTGCACTATGTGAAAGTATTTTGGGGGTGTTCCCTGAGGATGGAAATATGTGCCGATGTGATGTGTGTATAGAAAGGGAACTCAAGGGGGCTCCCAGAGGGGCACCCATTGTGCAGGGGGAACTGACAGGTATCTGAGGGGTCAGCAGTGGgacagaggcagggcctgggatgCGGTACATCTCCAGGAAAGTGACTAGCGCCAGCACCCAATGAGGCTTCCCCGGGACACCTCTGTCCCAGAGGTGGTACCCACCACTCCCAGCACTTGGCGAACTCCTCTCTTGGGACTTGTTTTCAGAGCCTGTATCAGATCGTTCTCTGAACGCGAATGTCATGTTTGTAGACTTTGAGGGCAACTCTGATGAGTTAAAATGTTCAGATTCGGAGTTCAAAACTAGGGGGTGCTGATAAAATGAGGGAGCTGACCGGAGGAGCTCATAGAGCAGCCCAGGAGGCAGCGCCACATGCCAGGACCCCCGCACGCTTCAGTTTGCACAGGGCATCTCCCCAGATGCTCACAGAGTCCCACAGGGACTAAGGCCGATAGTGATAGCATTCCAAATTTACCGAGAGTCCAAAACCAGAAGACTATGCGTGGTTACCTCACTGGTGGGTGGCGGGGCTAAGGCCCCACCATCTCAGCCAGCTGCCTGGAAGGATGGAAGACCAGGTGCTCGTGTGTTTGTCTAAAAAGCAGCCTCATCACTGCATATGCCGTCCTCTTTTCCAATGACTGTATGTGAAAAGGAAGGTATTCCCTGTGTCTGTACTGTGTGTCTGACAGGCACTGGATGCATATATGATGGGTATTGGTGTGAGTAGgtttttgctgtgtataatggaTACAGAGTGTGTGAGGAAGATCTCTTTGGGGGTGCTTGGGCAGGGGGGTCTGCTATGTGTGAGCGAGATCTGTGTGTGAGGGGGATTCATTGGGATCTGCtgtgaaggaggaagggggaccTGCTTGCTACATGTGATGACTGTACAGTACTTGTGATAACTATAGTTTGAGTAATCATATCCAACATCAAATGGTATATTAACGCATGTACTGCTCTGTTCTTTCTGTGCTTATATGCTGTGTAGGATGAGCATACACTGCGTGCAGTGGGTACAGACCATGTGTAATTCGTGTATCACATGTGTGTGATAAGTACAGGCTGTATGTGGAGTACACATTGCACAGGCTTCAGTGAAGGGTATGTCCTGAGTGGGGTGGGTATACACTGCGTGGTGGCTGTGTTGTAATAGTGTGTAAGGCATATACAGTGTGTAGAGAGGATGTACAGTTTATGACAGTGTACACTGCGCAGGTGGTGGGTACACTCTGGGGGGTGGGCATGCTATGTGATATGGATGCTTATATACTATGGGCATATACTATGACAAATATACATGGAGTGGGACAAGTTTACAGGTGTGAGTACCGGCTACAAATGAAGTATAAATTGTGTGGTGGGCATAACGCACAGGTCGTAGGTACATACGGTATATATAATGGACACAATACACTTTGGGTAAGTGTGATGAGTATATACTTTGTGGGACAAATAGGCACCGCGTGATCCTACGCTGTGGGGATAGTCTGTGTACGAAGCAGTCGTTGGGACCAGCCTACTCTGTGGACATCAGGCATCCCATGTGTGCAGCTTGTGATGGGAtcgtggggtggggtgtgtgccTGCACGTGAGCAGACAGAAGGGTCACTCAGCTGGGAGGAGGCGTGGCAGGAAGCAGTTGGGTCTTCATCTGTTTCCAGAACTCCCAGACCCTTGAGCCCACTGACTACACTTGTTTCAGGTTCTTCCTCAAGTTCTTCCTCAAATGCAACCAGAACTGCCTGAAGAATGCAGGGAATCCCCGAGACATGCGCCGCTTCCAGGTGGGTCTGGGGAGAGGGTCCGCCCTGTAAATCTGCCCTTTCCTGACagtgggagctggggggaggCTAAAGCCCTGTCACCCTAGGAAAGGCCTGGAGGGTAgatccctgcccagcccagcgcTGTGCttcagggtctggtgcctgctgggGGTGGAGTGGCTCCATCTCAACTTATGCTGGCTGCCAAGGGAGGCTTCATTAGAGTCCCACTTAAGGAGATGCTAATTGTGACATTTTTACATGATTAACGACCCAGCTAATTTGCATAGCGTGAAGCAGAGAGCAGCTGCCCTTAGCACATCCCCAACCTGCACACCCGTCCCAGTGAAGGAGGGGCGAAGAAGGCAGCCCCAATTTCCTCCCAAGGGTGGGGGCTCCTGCTGACAGGTTCTGAAGCTGATGCTGCACCTCCGCCCCCATCAAAACTCTCACTCCCACTTACCTAAGACCCATTCCTGCCTTGGAGCCCCAGGGATGCAGCCTGGGCTACTATGTATGTGCAAAAGCATTAGCCACTCCACCCAAGGagacaggttttttgttttttgtttttgttttttccagagCTCTTGATTTTTCTAGCTCCTGGGGGTCAGTTTTCCCTGGGCAGCCAGAGATTGTGCTTCTGGGGTGTCACCTGACCCAGCTGGCTCCCCTTGCACCAGCTCAGCCCCTGAGGCGCTGAAGCTCTTCCCCATGCCAGAAACCCTGAATGCTAGCATCCAGCCACCAGCCTCAAGTTGCTGGTCCTCCACAACAGTTCCCTCCTGGGagcctccctctctccagggCTCCAGCCAGGCTGGCCTCGGCTCTCCCTGCAGGTGGTGGTGTCCACGACCGTGAGCGTGGACGGACACGTGCTGGCCGTGTCTGACAACATGTTTGTGCACAACAACTCCAAGCACGGCCGCAGGGCACGCCGCCTGGACCCCTCCGAAGGTCAGGACTCCCCAACCTGTCCCACTGCCGCAGGCCCAGCCAACCTCCAGGCCCTACCTTGGGGCCAGGACCTGACCtggctcctctcctgcctcccagctgcCACCCCTTGCATAAAGGCCATCAGCCCCGGAGAGGGCTGGACCACGGGCGGCGCCACCGTCATTGTCATCGGGGACAACTTCTTCGATGGGTTGCAGGTCGTGTTCGGGAACGTGCTCGTGTGGAGCGAGGTGGGCCACCCCTGCCAGACTCCTTCCGGGCCTTGGGGCTGGACCGTCGCCCCTCCCCTCATAGAGTCGGAATTTGCAGGCTTCCTCTCTCCGTTTACAGCTCATCACGCCCCACGCCATTCGGGTGCAGACACCTCCGAGGCACATTCCCGGGGTGGTGGAGGTGACCCTGTCCTACAAGTCCAAGCAGTTTTGCAAGGGAGCCCCCGGCCGCTTTGTCTACACAGGTAAGGAGTCAGGCGTGGGAGGGGAGGCCGAGGGTGGGTGGAAGGAGCTCTGTCCTGCTTACAGTGCTGAACACTGGTCTCCAGTTACCCAAAGTCTGCGGTTTGGCCACGCCCCCTAGCGGCTGCTTTCCTTCCTATCCGGGCCACCCACCTGTACTCTATGACCCCTCCTCCTTCGACTTTCTTTCCCTGTGCTTCTCTTTCCCTGGCATCTGGCTCTTCAGGCTCCTCCCGTGCGTGGAGTCTCTGCCTCCTCGACATTCTCTCTGCCCTGGGACTTCTCGCCAGAGTGTCTAGAACATCCCACTCCCCGGAGTCTCGAACATCTCCACGGGGATGTTTATTTCACAGGTGCCCCCAAATAAACCCACTGCTCCCTGAATCCTCCCTGGGTCTCTTGGTTTCTCCAAGCCTCACTCTGCATgcgtacaaacacacacacacacacagagacacacacacacacacacacacacacacaccttgcagGAAGCCAGGGCAAGAAGTTAGCTAACACATGACCTAAGTGAAAGCCACCCCCTGAAGATGCAGGGTAAAATTTGGCCATTGGCCAGAATCCTCTCCACCTCCGCCCCAGCCCAAGCCAcccatttctccccatctctcccacccTACCCAACAGATATTCCACGAGCCCTTTGCGGGGCTCCCACCACTTGGTAGCGACCCTACTTACTGTCAGGGAGGTTAGGCGGTGCACACAGGGGCTGGCAGCCAGGGAATTCCTCCTCGAGCGAGTGCCTGAGTGCGGGCTAAACTGGGACTGGAGGGAGGAGTGAGGAGGTGGAGGTAGGAAGGAAAGtccggggagaggggaggaggtatGCACGTGCAAAGACCTGGAGTGTTTTATGCCTTGGTGTAAGCTAAAGAACATCTCTAAATCTGACGTTGGAGGTGAAGGTAGATAAGGCTTTGACGCGGGCGAGTTAAGTTGGGGTGAGGGATAAATGGAGATTGTTGGGGGGCCGGTTTCTGTTTTATAACAAATAATTCACGCCTGATAAGACCAAATGTAGACAGAAAACCCCCCCTCCAGTTCTGCAGAAGCTAATATGTACATACAGTTTCCCTTTGGGTGGTAAGAAAGGAACTGAGGAAACTTCGAACCTCACTGACTCCTTGTGCCCGGAGTTTCCGGGAGGTTTGGGCTGGACTTGGTGGAGGGGTCTGCAGCGAGGCTCCCCAACTGGTGGCTGGTGGGCGGGGCCCTGCACTTGGCACTGGGACGGGGCGTCCTGCAAACGTGGCCGCTTTCCCCAGCCCTGAATGAACCCACCATTGACTACGGATTCCAGAGGCTACAAAAAGTCATTCCCAGACACCCCGGAGATCCCGAGAGGCTGCCCAAGGTACTCAGGGGGGCGCGGCAGGGCAGGGATGAGGGCGTTCTGTGGCTTAGGGGGAGAGAACAGGGTGCCCGGCTGCTCCGTCGCTCCCCGGGGACTGCTCCTTGGTCCCGCTgtgtcctcccctgcccccaggaagtGCTGTTGAAGCGGGCGGCGGACTTGGCGGAGGCCCTGTACGGAGTGCCCAGCAGTAACCAGGTATGGCGCCTCCCGCCGCCTCCCAGCGCCGCGGAGCCCGGGGCGGACCCCATCCCGGCGCCCGCGGCTGCCCCGACGTGCCCTGCTCGTGTCTCCACAGGAGCTGCTGCTGAAGCGCGCAGCGGACGTCGCCGAGGCTCTGTACAGCGCCCCCCGCGCGCCCGCGCCCCTCGGGCCCCTGGCCCCCGGCCACCCGCACCCCACCGTCGTGGGCATCAACGCCTTCAGCAGCCCGCTGGCTGTCGCAGTCGGGGAAGCCACGCCGGGCCCGGAGCCGGGTGCGTCCCGCAGTTCCCGGCGCGCCCACGGCCCCTTCCTGGCCGCACTGCCAGCCTGACCGCGCTCTCTCACAGGCTACGCCCGCAGCTGCAGCAGCGCGTCCCCGCGCGGGTTCGCGCCCAGCCCCGGCTCGCAGCAGAGCAGCTACGGCAGCGGCCTCGGAGCGGGCCTCGGCGGCTACGGGACTCCGGGAGTGGCTGGCCTCGGCGTGCCCGGGTCCCCTAGCTTCCTCAATGGCTCCACGGCCACCTCACCCTTCGCCAGTGAGTGCCCCCTACCCAAGAAGGGAAGAACCAGGACCCCAGGGAGCAAAGTGATGCTCagccctggggggcgggggggcggtgaGGGGGCCCTTCCGGCACCCGTCCTGTGAGGACTGACACTGGCCTTTCCACTGAATGCCAGGCTGGCCTGCGTgcgacctctctctctctgaagctGGGGGCGGGCCACTCAACTCGACTCCTCGGCTTCACatcccaggcccagggcctggggcagttC encodes:
- the EBF4 gene encoding transcription factor COE4 isoform X2, coding for MYDRQGQPVEVERTAFINFVEKDLEPGAEKTNNGIHYRLRLVYNNGLRTEQDLYVRLIDSMSKQAIIYEGQDKNPEMCRVLLTHEIMCSRCCDRKSCGNRNETPSDPVIIDRFFLKFFLKCNQNCLKNAGNPRDMRRFQVVVSTTVSVDGHVLAVSDNMFVHNNSKHGRRARRLDPSEAATPCIKAISPGEGWTTGGATVIVIGDNFFDGLQVVFGNVLVWSELITPHAIRVQTPPRHIPGVVEVTLSYKSKQFCKGAPGRFVYTALNEPTIDYGFQRLQKVIPRHPGDPERLPKVLRGARQGRDEGVLWLRGREQGARLLRRSPGTAPWSRCVLPCPQEVLLKRAADLAEALYGVPSSNQELLLKRAADVAEALYSAPRAPAPLGPLAPGHPHPTVVGINAFSSPLAVAVGEATPGPEPGYARSCSSASPRGFAPSPGSQQSSYGSGLGAGLGGYGTPGVAGLGVPGSPSFLNGSTATSPFAIMPSSPPLAAASSMSLPAAAPTTSIFSFSPVNMISAVKQRSAFAPVLRPPSSPPQACPRAHGEGLPDQPFEDSEKFHSPARGLQGLAYS